One window from the genome of Cyclobacterium amurskyense encodes:
- a CDS encoding methylglyoxal synthase, giving the protein MKIALIAHDGKKADMVHFIGGSKQALEGITLVATGTTGSHIEKAGFEVEKLLSGPLGGDAQIGAMVAQKELDMVIFFRDPLGKHPHEPDVQMLMRICDVHNVPLATNLAAAELMIKYFER; this is encoded by the coding sequence ATGAAAATAGCGTTAATTGCCCATGATGGGAAAAAAGCTGATATGGTCCATTTTATTGGTGGATCAAAACAAGCATTAGAAGGAATTACCCTTGTAGCGACAGGTACTACAGGTTCTCATATAGAAAAAGCAGGATTTGAAGTTGAAAAATTACTTTCGGGACCTTTAGGTGGGGATGCTCAAATAGGAGCAATGGTTGCTCAAAAAGAGTTGGATATGGTGATTTTCTTTAGGGATCCGTTAGGTAAACACCCTCATGAACCTGATGTGCAAATGTTAATGCGAATTTGTGATGTTCATAACGTTCCATTGGCAACCAACCTGGCCGCTGCTGAGCTGATGATAAAATATTTCGAAAGATAA